A region of Beijerinckia sp. 28-YEA-48 DNA encodes the following proteins:
- a CDS encoding branched-chain amino acid ABC transporter permease, whose protein sequence is MSQALYAQLLIGLINGSFYALLSLGLAVIFGMLNIINFAHGALYMMGAFVAYFLLEYGGLGYWWSLLLAPIVVGFFGIVLERTMLQRLAGLDQLYGLLLTFGLAMIIQGLFQNYFGAAGLPYAIPPQLQGGINLGFMFLPIYRGWVVIFSLFVCLLTWFMIERTRLGAYLRAATENPTLVQAFGINVPRMITLTYGLGVGLAALAGVLSAPINQVRPLMGADLIIVVFAVVVIGGMGSIMGSIITGFALGVMEGLTKYFYPEASNTVVFVLMVLVLLIKPTGLTGRTN, encoded by the coding sequence ATGTCCCAAGCCCTTTACGCCCAGTTGCTGATCGGTCTGATCAACGGGTCATTCTACGCGCTTCTGAGCCTTGGGCTCGCCGTCATCTTCGGCATGCTCAACATCATCAATTTCGCCCATGGCGCGCTCTATATGATGGGCGCCTTCGTTGCCTATTTCCTGCTCGAATATGGCGGCCTCGGCTATTGGTGGTCGCTCCTGCTCGCGCCCATCGTGGTCGGATTTTTCGGTATCGTGCTGGAACGCACCATGCTGCAACGGCTCGCCGGGCTCGATCAGCTCTACGGCCTGTTGCTGACCTTCGGTCTGGCGATGATCATCCAGGGCCTGTTCCAGAATTATTTCGGCGCCGCCGGCCTGCCCTATGCCATTCCTCCGCAGTTGCAAGGCGGCATCAATCTCGGCTTCATGTTCCTGCCGATCTATCGCGGCTGGGTGGTGATCTTCTCGCTCTTTGTCTGCCTGCTCACCTGGTTCATGATCGAACGCACGCGGCTTGGCGCCTATCTGCGCGCGGCGACCGAAAACCCTACCCTGGTGCAGGCCTTCGGCATCAATGTGCCGCGCATGATCACACTCACCTATGGCCTGGGCGTCGGCCTCGCCGCGCTCGCCGGCGTGCTGTCGGCGCCGATCAATCAGGTACGCCCCCTGATGGGCGCCGATCTGATCATCGTCGTCTTCGCCGTCGTCGTCATCGGCGGCATGGGCTCGATCATGGGATCGATCATCACCGGCTTCGCCCTCGGCGTCATGGAGGGACTGACGAAATATTTCTATCCCGAAGCCTCCAACACCGTGGTCTTCGTACTGATGGTGCTGGTGCTGCTGATCAAGCCGACGGGACTCACGGGACGGACCAACTGA
- a CDS encoding branched-chain amino acid ABC transporter permease, translating to MTSIAEKTAPAHRPRDENIAFIIMAAVLAIVPFTGIYPYFVMQALCFALFACAFNLLIGYGGLLSFGHAMFLGTAGYVTAHALKVWGFDPLAGIVLGVLASGALAVLTGLVAIRRQGIYFAMITLALSQLLYFIYIQTPFTHGEDGIQGIPQGKLLGFIDLSQSLTLYYFVLIVFLLAFLLIFRIINSPFGEVLKSIRENEQRAISLGYRAEQYKLMAYILSGALSGLAGGLKVLVAQTASLTDVHWSMSGEVVLMTLLGGLGTVFGPVVGAFIIITMQQYLAQFGQWVVVIQGVIFVICVLTFRRGIVGEIANYFKRSL from the coding sequence ATGACATCGATCGCAGAAAAGACCGCCCCCGCCCATCGCCCGCGTGACGAGAACATCGCCTTCATCATCATGGCGGCGGTGCTGGCGATTGTCCCCTTCACCGGCATCTATCCCTATTTCGTCATGCAGGCGCTGTGTTTCGCGCTGTTTGCCTGCGCCTTCAATCTGCTCATCGGCTATGGCGGCCTGTTGTCGTTCGGCCACGCCATGTTCTTAGGCACGGCAGGCTATGTCACCGCGCATGCGCTCAAGGTCTGGGGCTTTGATCCCTTAGCGGGCATCGTCCTCGGCGTGCTCGCCTCCGGCGCGCTGGCGGTCCTCACCGGCCTCGTGGCGATCCGCCGGCAGGGCATCTATTTCGCGATGATCACGCTGGCACTCTCGCAGCTGCTCTATTTCATCTATATCCAGACGCCGTTCACCCATGGCGAGGACGGTATTCAAGGCATCCCGCAGGGCAAGCTGCTCGGCTTTATCGACCTGTCCCAGTCGCTGACACTCTATTATTTTGTGTTGATCGTCTTCCTGCTCGCTTTCCTGCTGATCTTCCGCATCATCAATTCGCCTTTCGGCGAAGTGCTGAAGTCGATCCGCGAGAACGAACAACGGGCTATTTCGTTGGGCTACCGGGCCGAGCAATACAAACTCATGGCCTATATTCTCTCAGGCGCCCTCTCCGGCCTCGCCGGCGGCCTCAAAGTGCTCGTCGCGCAAACGGCTTCGCTCACCGACGTGCACTGGTCGATGTCCGGCGAAGTGGTGCTGATGACCCTGCTCGGCGGCCTCGGCACGGTGTTCGGCCCCGTGGTCGGCGCCTTCATCATCATCACCATGCAGCAATATCTCGCCCAGTTCGGCCAATGGGTGGTCGTAATCCAGGGCGTGATCTTCGTGATCTGCGTGCTGACCTTCCGCCGCGGCATCGTCGGCGAGATCGCGAATTACTTTAAGCGTTCGCTGTAG
- a CDS encoding COX15/CtaA family protein: MTSQTVASPVHPAADVSSGTTAMRIWLWGVALLVFAMVIVGGATRLTESGLSITEWKPVLGAIPPLSEAAWLAEFERYKQIPQYSQMFPSMALSDFKFIYYWEWSHRLLGRLIGIAFALPLAWFWLRGQVKGKLRWQLPAVLALGGLQGAVGWWMVASGLAGRTEVAPERLMIHLILASITLVALVAIAVGLTDRRDRDATAWTRRAAFILLIAVLLQIALGALVAGSRAGLSYNSWPLMDGSFVPNFMFRTDLEPTWRNFFENVTIVQFQHRMWAYALLAIALWHAFALRGSLAAGRAWLLLAMVIVQAGLGIATLLLVFPEGRIPIGWALAHQGFAMCVLIVATVHWRRLAAAKS; encoded by the coding sequence ATGACCTCTCAGACGGTCGCTTCGCCCGTCCACCCCGCCGCCGACGTGTCGAGCGGCACCACCGCCATGCGGATCTGGCTGTGGGGCGTGGCTTTGCTGGTGTTCGCCATGGTGATCGTCGGCGGCGCGACGCGGCTGACCGAATCCGGCCTGTCGATCACCGAATGGAAGCCGGTGCTGGGGGCGATCCCGCCGCTGTCGGAGGCGGCGTGGCTGGCAGAGTTTGAGAGATATAAGCAGATTCCACAGTATTCTCAGATGTTTCCCTCGATGGCTCTGAGCGATTTCAAGTTCATCTACTATTGGGAATGGTCGCATCGGCTGCTTGGCCGCCTGATCGGCATCGCCTTCGCCCTGCCGCTCGCCTGGTTCTGGCTACGCGGCCAGGTGAAGGGCAAATTGCGCTGGCAGCTGCCGGCGGTGCTGGCGCTCGGCGGCCTGCAAGGGGCGGTCGGCTGGTGGATGGTGGCTTCCGGTTTGGCCGGGCGCACCGAGGTCGCTCCCGAGCGGCTGATGATTCATTTGATCCTCGCCTCGATCACCCTCGTCGCCCTGGTCGCCATCGCGGTGGGGCTGACGGATCGGCGTGATCGCGATGCGACAGCGTGGACGCGGCGTGCCGCCTTCATTCTGCTCATCGCCGTATTGTTGCAGATCGCGCTTGGTGCCTTGGTAGCGGGCTCGCGCGCCGGGCTCTCCTACAACAGCTGGCCGCTGATGGATGGCTCCTTCGTACCGAACTTCATGTTCCGCACCGATCTCGAACCGACCTGGCGCAATTTCTTCGAGAACGTCACCATCGTGCAGTTCCAGCACCGCATGTGGGCCTATGCACTGCTCGCCATCGCGCTCTGGCATGCGTTCGCGCTGCGCGGCTCGCTCGCCGCTGGTCGTGCCTGGCTGCTACTGGCCATGGTCATCGTCCAGGCCGGTCTCGGCATCGCCACTCTGCTGCTGGTGTTTCCGGAAGGGCGTATTCCCATCGGCTGGGCGCTGGCGCATCAGGGCTTTGCCATGTGCGTGCTGATCGTCGCCACCGTGCATTGGCGGCGGTTGGCGGCGGCGAAATCCTGA
- a CDS encoding ABC transporter substrate-binding protein codes for MTAKLLSAVAACSLLLGGSAWAQGVKIGILNDQSGVYADYGGKWSVEAARMAIEDFGGSVLGQKIELVTADHQNKPDLAVSIARKWYDVDGVDMITELTTSSVALAVQELTKQAKKIDIVIGAASSRISGDACSPYGFHWAFDTRALAVGTGGALTEQGGNTWFFLTADYAFGYSLEEDTTAIVKAKGGKVLGSVRHPLNSSDFSSFLLQAQSSKAKVIGLANAGLDTINSVKQASEFGIVAGGQKLAGLLMTLAEVNGLGLQAAQGLVLTESYYWDRDDRSRAFADRFFKRTGRMPSMIQGGTYSATLQYLKAIKAANSKDSDIVAKKLREMPVEDDVFNGGKVLANGRMVHDVYLFEVKKPSESKKPWDYYKLLATVPGDQAYPTAAESGCPLTK; via the coding sequence ATGACAGCAAAACTTTTGTCCGCGGTCGCTGCCTGCAGCCTGTTGCTCGGCGGTTCCGCCTGGGCGCAAGGCGTCAAGATCGGCATCCTCAACGATCAATCGGGTGTTTATGCCGATTACGGTGGCAAATGGTCGGTGGAAGCCGCCCGCATGGCCATCGAGGACTTTGGCGGCTCGGTTCTTGGGCAGAAGATCGAACTGGTCACCGCCGACCATCAAAACAAGCCGGATCTTGCCGTCAGCATCGCCCGCAAATGGTATGATGTCGATGGCGTCGACATGATCACCGAACTGACCACGTCGTCGGTGGCGCTTGCCGTGCAGGAACTGACCAAACAGGCCAAGAAGATTGATATCGTCATCGGCGCGGCAAGCTCACGCATCAGCGGCGATGCCTGCTCGCCCTATGGTTTCCATTGGGCCTTCGACACGCGCGCGCTGGCCGTGGGCACCGGCGGCGCCTTGACCGAGCAGGGCGGCAACACCTGGTTCTTCCTTACCGCCGACTATGCCTTCGGCTATTCGCTGGAAGAAGACACGACGGCGATCGTCAAGGCCAAGGGCGGCAAGGTGCTGGGCTCGGTGCGCCATCCGCTGAATTCATCCGACTTCTCCTCCTTCCTGTTGCAGGCGCAAAGCTCGAAGGCGAAAGTCATCGGTCTGGCCAATGCTGGTCTTGATACGATCAACTCGGTCAAGCAGGCGTCCGAATTCGGCATTGTCGCCGGCGGCCAGAAGCTCGCCGGCCTGCTGATGACGCTTGCCGAGGTCAACGGTCTGGGCCTGCAGGCGGCGCAGGGGCTGGTGCTGACGGAATCCTATTATTGGGATCGCGACGATCGCTCGCGCGCCTTCGCCGACCGCTTCTTCAAGCGCACCGGCCGCATGCCGAGCATGATCCAGGGCGGCACCTATTCGGCGACCTTGCAATATCTCAAGGCGATCAAGGCGGCCAACAGCAAGGACAGCGACATCGTGGCCAAGAAGCTGCGCGAAATGCCGGTCGAGGACGATGTCTTCAACGGCGGCAAGGTGCTGGCCAATGGCCGCATGGTGCACGACGTCTATCTGTTCGAGGTCAAGAAGCCGTCCGAGTCGAAGAAGCCGTGGGACTATTACAAGCTGCTCGCCACGGTGCCGGGCGACCAAGCCTATCCGACCGCGGCCGAAAGCGGTTGCCCGCTGACGAAATAA
- a CDS encoding DUF2842 domain-containing protein, with translation MKRRTRKLIGAAVVLAFVVVYALLVMALAQARIFQEANAVLRGFGYAFLGIGWIIPMFPFIKWMEGGGDSKS, from the coding sequence ATGAAACGGCGGACGCGGAAACTGATCGGTGCGGCGGTGGTTCTGGCCTTCGTGGTCGTCTACGCGCTGCTCGTCATGGCGCTGGCGCAGGCGCGCATCTTCCAAGAGGCCAATGCGGTGCTGCGCGGCTTCGGCTACGCCTTCCTCGGCATCGGCTGGATCATCCCGATGTTCCCTTTCATCAAATGGATGGAAGGCGGGGGCGACAGCAAAAGCTGA
- a CDS encoding ABC transporter ATP-binding protein translates to MAQEYILETQGLTKEFAGFVAVNDVNLRIKRGSVHALIGPNGAGKTTCFNLLTKFLTPTRGQILYNGKDITALKPADVARLGLVRSFQISAVFPHMSALENVRVALQRQHGSSFDFWRSKTVLDRFNDRALELLDDVGLSAFAHTQAVEMSYGRKRALEIATTLALDPEMMLLDEPMAGMGHEDIDKIATLIKRISAKYTIVMVEHNLSVVANLSDKITVLARGRVLAEGNYADLTKDERVKEAYLGAGHV, encoded by the coding sequence TTGGCACAAGAGTATATTCTTGAGACGCAGGGACTGACCAAGGAATTCGCCGGCTTCGTCGCAGTCAATGACGTGAACCTGCGCATCAAGCGCGGCAGCGTTCACGCGCTGATCGGCCCCAACGGCGCCGGCAAGACCACCTGCTTCAACCTCCTCACCAAATTTCTGACGCCGACCCGTGGCCAAATCCTCTACAATGGAAAAGACATCACGGCGCTGAAACCCGCCGATGTGGCGCGCCTCGGCCTCGTTCGCTCCTTCCAGATATCAGCCGTGTTTCCTCACATGAGCGCGCTGGAGAATGTGCGGGTGGCGTTGCAGCGCCAGCACGGCAGCTCTTTCGACTTCTGGCGCTCCAAGACCGTTCTCGATCGTTTCAACGATCGCGCGCTGGAACTTCTCGACGATGTTGGCCTAAGCGCCTTCGCCCACACCCAGGCCGTGGAAATGTCCTATGGCCGCAAGCGCGCTTTGGAGATCGCCACCACTTTGGCGCTCGATCCCGAAATGATGTTGCTCGACGAACCGATGGCCGGCATGGGCCACGAAGACATCGACAAGATCGCCACGCTGATCAAACGCATCTCGGCGAAATATACCATCGTCATGGTCGAACATAATCTCAGCGTCGTGGCCAACCTCTCCGACAAGATCACCGTTCTGGCGCGCGGCCGCGTGCTGGCGGAAGGCAATTACGCCGATCTCACCAAGGATGAGCGGGTCAAGGAAGCCTATCTGGGAGCGGGTCATGTCTGA
- a CDS encoding ABC transporter ATP-binding protein: MSETAFSARNTASASDTVLSVRGLEAWYGESHVLHGVDFDVREGEVVTLLGRNGAGKTTTLKSVMGIIRKRTGSVRFHGQEIVRTSSDKIARQGIAICPEERGIFASLDVRENLMLPPMVRPGGLSLEQIFELFPNLKERLNSQGTKLSGGEQQMLAIARILRTGARFLMLDEPTEGLAPVIIQQIGATIARLKSEGFTILLVEQNFRWASTVADRFYVVEHGKVIDGFDNAELQANLTKLHTYLGV, from the coding sequence ATGTCTGAGACAGCCTTTTCCGCTCGGAACACGGCAAGCGCATCCGACACGGTGCTCTCCGTGCGCGGTCTCGAAGCCTGGTATGGCGAATCCCATGTGCTGCACGGCGTTGATTTCGACGTGCGCGAAGGCGAGGTCGTGACGCTCCTCGGCCGCAACGGCGCCGGCAAGACCACGACCTTGAAATCGGTGATGGGCATCATCCGCAAGCGCACGGGCTCGGTACGCTTCCACGGCCAGGAGATCGTGCGCACCTCCTCCGACAAGATCGCCCGCCAGGGCATCGCCATCTGTCCGGAAGAACGCGGCATTTTCGCCAGTCTCGACGTGCGCGAAAACCTGATGCTGCCGCCCATGGTACGGCCCGGCGGTCTGTCGCTGGAGCAGATTTTCGAACTCTTCCCCAATCTGAAGGAACGGCTGAACAGCCAGGGCACGAAACTCTCTGGCGGCGAGCAACAAATGCTGGCCATCGCCCGCATCCTGCGCACCGGCGCGCGCTTCCTAATGCTCGACGAGCCGACGGAAGGCCTGGCACCGGTCATCATCCAGCAGATCGGCGCCACCATCGCTCGCCTGAAATCAGAAGGCTTCACCATTCTACTGGTCGAACAGAATTTCCGCTGGGCCTCGACGGTGGCCGATCGCTTCTATGTCGTCGAGCACGGCAAAGTGATCGACGGCTTCGACAACGCCGAGCTGCAAGCCAATCTCACGAAGCTGCATACCTATCTCGGCGTTTGA
- a CDS encoding NAD(P)/FAD-dependent oxidoreductase — MLDMPNAFPPPASPRHVLIVGGGIAGPALALFLAKAGIRATIYEAHGELANIGGAICIAPNGMNVLAQIGLADRVADAGTPITSMAFHTPKGRFLGSMSYGRTSGAGRPAIALARSTFQAMLLAAAAERGIAIHYGKRLATIDDDGTHVSVRFEDGTQADGDLLIGADGIRSRVRRCLLPDAPEPAFTGLTGAGGFLPRSQVPAIEPRDENVMHLCYGTGAFIGYACGDRGATDGAFWWYALARETPLDTDSRAALMGEAGMQALLHAGKGWSPEIRAMLAATTRAIPPLDIYDMPSLPLWWAGRVALIGDAAHAVSPHSGQGVSMALEDAIIMARELRDAPAAPEIAFEAFVKARRERTEKVIAFGRLSGNSKRHGPVMTFIQSLLMPLFLRFAPSFAWVYDYKVAWDETRLEEKTAA; from the coding sequence ATGCTCGACATGCCTAACGCCTTTCCACCACCCGCGTCGCCACGCCATGTCCTGATTGTCGGCGGCGGCATCGCCGGCCCGGCGCTTGCCCTGTTCCTCGCCAAGGCCGGCATCCGAGCGACCATTTACGAAGCGCATGGCGAGCTGGCCAATATCGGCGGCGCCATCTGCATTGCGCCCAACGGCATGAATGTGCTTGCCCAGATCGGGCTTGCCGATCGGGTCGCCGATGCCGGCACGCCGATCACCAGCATGGCGTTTCACACCCCCAAAGGCCGCTTCCTCGGCAGCATGTCCTATGGCCGCACCAGCGGCGCCGGTCGCCCGGCCATCGCCCTGGCGCGCTCGACCTTTCAAGCGATGCTGCTGGCGGCTGCCGCCGAACGCGGCATTGCCATTCACTACGGCAAGCGCCTCGCCACCATCGACGATGATGGCACGCACGTGAGCGTGCGTTTCGAGGACGGCACGCAGGCGGACGGCGATCTGCTGATCGGCGCTGATGGCATCCGCTCGCGAGTGCGGCGCTGCCTCCTGCCCGATGCGCCCGAACCCGCCTTCACCGGCCTGACCGGCGCCGGCGGCTTCCTGCCACGCAGCCAGGTGCCGGCGATAGAACCGCGCGACGAAAACGTGATGCACCTATGCTATGGCACCGGCGCCTTCATCGGCTATGCCTGCGGCGATCGCGGCGCAACCGACGGCGCCTTCTGGTGGTATGCGCTCGCCCGCGAAACGCCACTCGACACCGACAGTCGCGCGGCGCTCATGGGCGAAGCCGGCATGCAGGCGCTTTTGCACGCAGGCAAGGGCTGGTCGCCAGAGATCCGCGCCATGCTAGCTGCAACAACGCGGGCGATCCCGCCGCTCGACATTTATGACATGCCCTCGCTGCCGCTCTGGTGGGCCGGCCGCGTCGCCCTGATTGGCGACGCCGCCCATGCGGTGAGCCCGCATTCCGGCCAGGGCGTTTCGATGGCTTTGGAAGACGCCATCATCATGGCGCGAGAACTGCGCGACGCGCCGGCCGCGCCGGAAATTGCCTTTGAAGCCTTCGTTAAGGCTCGGCGCGAGCGCACCGAAAAGGTGATCGCCTTTGGCCGCCTCAGCGGCAACAGCAAACGGCACGGCCCGGTGATGACCTTCATCCAGAGCTTGCTGATGCCGTTGTTCCTGCGTTTCGCTCCGAGCTTCGCCTGGGTCTACGATTATAAGGTGGCCTGGGACGAGACACGCTTAGAGGAAAAAACCGCCGCATAA
- a CDS encoding MarR family transcriptional regulator, with protein MELFQDATDAFDDTAAVALGLNRTDLKCVSIIVRHGPVAAGDIARYTGLTRGAMTTALDRIERAGYARRRPDPNDRRGVLMELTEKGREALDAIWGVYIREADTFFAGYTTAELETIRRFLVHAREVQDANRTRVSGLRLGAS; from the coding sequence ATGGAGCTGTTTCAGGACGCGACCGATGCCTTTGACGACACGGCTGCGGTCGCCCTCGGCCTCAACCGGACCGACCTCAAATGCGTAAGCATCATCGTTCGCCACGGCCCGGTCGCGGCCGGTGACATTGCGCGGTATACCGGCCTGACGCGCGGCGCCATGACCACGGCGCTCGACCGCATCGAGCGCGCCGGCTATGCCCGCCGCCGCCCCGATCCCAACGACCGGCGCGGCGTGCTGATGGAGTTGACGGAGAAGGGGCGGGAGGCGCTCGACGCGATCTGGGGCGTCTATATCCGCGAGGCCGACACGTTCTTTGCCGGCTATACGACAGCGGAACTGGAGACGATCCGGCGCTTTCTCGTGCACGCTCGCGAGGTGCAGGACGCTAATCGCACGCGGGTTAGTGGGCTGCGGTTGGGGGCGTCGTAA